The following are encoded in a window of Brevibacillus sp. DP1.3A genomic DNA:
- a CDS encoding hemolysin family protein, whose protein sequence is MDTVPIVLNLLLVIFLVFLNGFFVAAEFSLVKVRQTRLTQMVNEGNRRAVYAQKVTHKLDAYLSACQVGITLASLGLGWVGEPAIAHMIVEPLLGSSGLPEYAISAISFGVAFAIITFLHIVLGELAPKSLAIQKAEMTSLWVAAPLMFFYKLLYPAIWFLNGTANALMRRLGLEAISEHEAAHTEEEIRLLVNQSHQSGHIDQTELALVEQVFDFSETVARETMIPRIDMVCLYTTNTFEENLEIIRSQRHTRFPVAAEDKDNIIGFVHATDFYLSALQDGSVELDSLVRPVLTVPETMEISTVLRLMQKNRSQLAIVIDEYGGTAGLVTMEDILEEIVGDIQDEFDEERPEIEKLDNGLSVSGMLVLADLNDHLPFELESEDVDTIGGWLYSQLEEDIAVGATVEWENYLFTVKQMDHHRVTRVMITRLENDESEQQELLTVS, encoded by the coding sequence TTGGACACCGTCCCGATAGTGCTCAACCTACTGCTTGTTATATTTCTTGTTTTTCTCAACGGCTTTTTCGTAGCCGCAGAGTTCTCACTCGTGAAGGTGCGGCAAACGCGCCTGACACAGATGGTGAATGAAGGTAACAGACGCGCAGTCTATGCCCAAAAAGTAACGCATAAGCTAGACGCCTACCTATCTGCCTGCCAGGTCGGGATTACTCTCGCCTCGCTGGGACTGGGTTGGGTCGGGGAACCGGCCATTGCCCATATGATTGTGGAGCCTTTGCTTGGATCTTCAGGATTGCCTGAGTATGCGATCTCCGCGATTTCTTTTGGTGTAGCCTTTGCGATTATTACGTTCCTCCACATTGTCTTGGGTGAGTTGGCTCCGAAATCATTGGCCATTCAAAAAGCAGAAATGACCTCGTTGTGGGTTGCCGCGCCATTGATGTTTTTCTATAAATTGCTTTACCCGGCTATCTGGTTCTTGAACGGAACAGCCAACGCTCTCATGAGACGACTTGGACTCGAAGCCATCTCAGAACATGAAGCAGCGCATACAGAAGAAGAAATTCGTCTTCTGGTCAACCAAAGTCACCAAAGTGGCCATATCGACCAAACCGAATTGGCTCTTGTGGAACAAGTTTTTGACTTCTCCGAAACCGTTGCTCGGGAAACGATGATCCCGCGCATTGATATGGTTTGCTTATATACGACGAATACCTTTGAAGAAAACCTGGAGATTATCCGCTCGCAGCGCCACACGCGTTTTCCGGTTGCAGCTGAGGACAAGGACAACATCATCGGTTTTGTCCATGCGACAGACTTCTACCTTTCTGCCTTGCAAGATGGAAGCGTGGAGCTAGATTCGTTGGTCCGCCCTGTCCTGACCGTACCGGAAACCATGGAAATCAGTACGGTATTGCGCCTGATGCAGAAAAACCGTTCGCAGCTTGCGATTGTTATCGACGAGTACGGCGGAACAGCCGGTCTCGTGACGATGGAGGATATTCTGGAAGAAATCGTTGGGGATATCCAAGACGAGTTTGACGAGGAAAGACCAGAGATTGAGAAGCTGGACAATGGCCTCTCCGTATCCGGTATGCTCGTGTTGGCTGACCTGAATGACCATCTTCCGTTCGAACTCGAATCCGAAGATGTAGACACAATCGGTGGTTGGTTGTACAGCCAGCTCGAAGAAGACATCGCTGTTGGTGCGACAGTAGAATGGGAAAACTACCTGTTCACCGTCAAGCAGATGGATCATCACCGTGTCACACGCGTCATGATTACGCGTTTGGAAAATGATGAATCGGAGCAACAAGAACTGTTGACCGTCTCCTAA
- a CDS encoding cation diffusion facilitator family transporter translates to MSSFWATLKKGNTSSATAALGNTGLAIAKGFAAVYSGSGAMFASAMHSVADAVNQFFVFFGSVLAEKKPTSRFPTGFGRVINIFCMVAVIVVTIMAYETIIKGVHLISEPVESSHFWLNFIILSLAVIVDGYVLVKVMFEIVHEARVEAKGFAVIPAAFRNVGRAAPPTRLVFYEDIVATLGALLALIAVIVTTFTSFALLDGIATILIGILMVGVAFKVGYDNMVGLIGIAAPKEIEDRVAKVIFTDPDVTDINRMRIVQEGRFYHVESYVELRTGLSLAVADDIKYRIRDSLLTDADISDVTMGILEDNGVDDWKQLTGQGTT, encoded by the coding sequence ATGAGCTCTTTCTGGGCAACGCTAAAAAAGGGAAATACGTCCTCGGCGACAGCGGCATTGGGGAACACTGGGCTTGCTATCGCAAAAGGTTTTGCGGCTGTCTATAGTGGGAGTGGAGCCATGTTTGCGTCGGCGATGCATTCGGTAGCCGATGCGGTCAACCAGTTCTTCGTTTTCTTTGGCAGCGTACTCGCAGAGAAAAAACCGACATCGAGGTTCCCTACAGGCTTTGGTCGTGTCATTAACATTTTCTGTATGGTCGCGGTGATCGTCGTAACCATCATGGCCTACGAAACCATTATCAAAGGCGTCCACCTTATTTCCGAACCCGTAGAATCCAGCCATTTTTGGTTGAATTTCATCATTTTGTCTCTAGCGGTCATCGTGGATGGGTATGTGCTGGTAAAAGTGATGTTCGAAATCGTTCATGAAGCTCGAGTGGAAGCGAAGGGCTTTGCTGTCATCCCTGCAGCCTTTCGGAATGTAGGACGTGCGGCTCCACCGACACGACTTGTCTTTTACGAAGACATCGTGGCAACGCTCGGTGCGTTATTGGCGCTGATTGCGGTTATCGTCACTACGTTTACTTCCTTTGCCTTGCTGGACGGGATTGCCACCATTCTGATCGGGATTCTCATGGTGGGTGTGGCATTCAAGGTAGGGTACGACAACATGGTTGGTTTAATTGGTATCGCAGCTCCCAAAGAAATCGAGGATCGGGTAGCCAAAGTCATTTTTACTGACCCGGATGTGACGGACATCAACCGGATGCGGATTGTACAGGAAGGGCGTTTTTACCATGTGGAAAGCTACGTAGAGTTGCGGACAGGACTGAGTCTTGCTGTGGCAGACGATATTAAATACCGCATTCGCGACAGCTTGCTCACCGACGCGGATATTAGCGATGTGACGATGGGAATTTTGGAGGACAACGGCGTAGACGACTGGAAGCAGCTCACGGGCCAGGGAACCACGTAG
- a CDS encoding multidrug efflux SMR transporter has product MTWLSLIFAGLFEVVGVMGITQVNQKPSFRSFAVLIGGFSLSFFLLSFAMREIPMGTAYAVWTGIGTVGSALVGMMFYGEAKDKLRILCIAVVIIAVAGLKVVA; this is encoded by the coding sequence ATGACATGGTTATCCTTAATTTTTGCAGGGTTGTTTGAGGTCGTCGGCGTGATGGGGATTACACAGGTCAACCAAAAGCCTTCGTTCCGCTCCTTTGCGGTACTGATCGGTGGTTTTTCCCTCAGCTTCTTCCTCCTGTCCTTCGCCATGAGAGAAATCCCAATGGGAACGGCCTATGCGGTTTGGACAGGGATTGGTACGGTAGGTAGCGCTCTTGTCGGGATGATGTTTTATGGAGAAGCAAAAGACAAGCTGCGGATCTTGTGCATCGCCGTGGTGATTATAGCAGTAGCAGGATTGAAAGTAGTAGCATAA
- a CDS encoding multidrug efflux SMR transporter — protein MGKYWLMVVVAAVFEVMWVAGLKHADSFWSWALTVLAIIISFGVLIYSGKKLPTSTVYAIFVGLGTAGTVISEMVLFGEPFSWAKVGLIALLLGGILGLKLVTPDHEEKPKREGEVA, from the coding sequence ATGGGGAAGTATTGGTTGATGGTTGTCGTAGCAGCAGTATTTGAAGTCATGTGGGTAGCGGGCTTGAAGCACGCCGACAGCTTTTGGTCGTGGGCATTGACTGTCTTAGCGATTATTATCAGCTTTGGTGTTTTGATCTATTCAGGGAAAAAGCTGCCGACGAGTACGGTTTATGCGATCTTCGTCGGTTTGGGTACGGCTGGTACCGTTATTAGCGAAATGGTCCTGTTTGGAGAACCGTTCAGCTGGGCGAAAGTGGGCTTGATTGCGCTTCTTCTGGGGGGAATCCTTGGGTTGAAGCTGGTCACACCGGATCATGAAGAGAAGCCGAAGAGGGAGGGTGAAGTGGCATGA
- a CDS encoding low molecular weight protein-tyrosine-phosphatase: MTKVLFVCLGNICRSPMAEAVFRHLVEAEGMAGDISIDSAGIGGWHAGEPPHKGTQKVLNENGIAHDTLRARQIVTQDFSEYDYIVCMDEENLSALKQMAPSGKQVYRLLDFADSAQEQNVEDPYYTGRFTYVYDLVNAGCRGLLNEIKANIAKKG, encoded by the coding sequence ATGACGAAAGTGTTGTTCGTTTGTCTGGGCAATATTTGTCGCTCGCCCATGGCCGAAGCCGTATTTCGCCATCTCGTAGAGGCGGAGGGAATGGCAGGGGATATCTCCATCGATTCAGCAGGGATCGGTGGCTGGCACGCAGGTGAACCTCCACACAAAGGTACACAAAAGGTATTGAACGAGAATGGGATCGCACATGACACACTGCGTGCTCGCCAAATTGTCACACAGGACTTCTCGGAGTACGACTATATCGTCTGCATGGATGAGGAAAATTTGTCTGCACTTAAGCAAATGGCGCCGTCAGGGAAACAGGTGTACCGCCTGCTCGACTTTGCCGATTCTGCCCAGGAACAAAATGTGGAGGACCCTTATTATACGGGGCGATTCACCTATGTGTATGACCTGGTGAATGCGGGTTGCCGCGGGCTGCTGAACGAAATCAAAGCCAATATCGCAAAAAAGGGATAG
- a CDS encoding S9 family peptidase translates to MSSLERILQIPSDTISLTATLHEPTCTTGKTRVKYPLVVICHGFIGSRVGVNRLFVKAARELASHGFGVLRFDYGGCGESDGDYGAGGLDVLLTQTRDVLDHVFTHEQVDQERVCLLGHSLGGAVSILTASQDKRIHSLILWAPVARPFDDIVRIVGEKEYKEALSYGKTDHLGYGLEKRFFQSLGTALPLRQAKQFEGDVLILHGNRDDVIAVDAMFHYERELHLRRRGSCETEVVVGGDHTFSSSDSYKRLIASTKSWLNRLLEKETVAV, encoded by the coding sequence GTGAGTTCTTTGGAACGGATTTTGCAAATACCTAGCGACACGATTTCGTTGACGGCTACCCTGCATGAACCTACATGCACAACAGGCAAGACCAGAGTGAAATACCCATTGGTTGTCATTTGCCACGGCTTTATCGGCAGTCGAGTTGGAGTGAATCGCTTGTTTGTAAAAGCTGCCAGAGAATTGGCTTCACACGGTTTTGGCGTGTTGCGCTTCGATTACGGAGGCTGCGGGGAAAGTGACGGTGATTATGGTGCAGGTGGTTTGGATGTCCTGCTTACGCAAACACGTGATGTTCTCGACCATGTTTTCACGCATGAACAGGTAGACCAGGAGCGTGTGTGCCTGCTAGGACATAGTTTGGGTGGAGCTGTCAGTATACTGACAGCGAGCCAGGATAAACGAATACACTCGCTCATCCTATGGGCACCGGTAGCACGACCCTTCGATGATATCGTTCGGATCGTGGGGGAGAAGGAATACAAGGAAGCACTTTCATACGGCAAAACGGATCATTTGGGTTATGGTTTGGAGAAGCGCTTTTTCCAGTCGCTGGGTACCGCTCTTCCGCTGCGTCAAGCCAAGCAGTTTGAGGGAGATGTGTTAATCCTGCATGGCAATCGGGATGACGTCATTGCGGTGGATGCCATGTTCCATTATGAGCGAGAGCTGCATCTGCGTAGACGGGGGAGCTGCGAAACAGAAGTAGTAGTAGGGGGAGATCATACCTTTTCCTCGTCGGACAGCTACAAACGCTTGATTGCGAGTACGAAGAGCTGGTTGAATCGACTGCTTGAGAAGGAGACGGTTGCCGTATAA
- a CDS encoding helix-turn-helix domain-containing protein produces the protein MSDLRKETLEKIKNGDFNCSKELTLSMFSGKWKVVILWHLGVEGPHRFSELQRLFPKITHKMLTNQLKELIEDGIVHREVYPEVPPRVEYSMTELGMTLLPIVEMMYEWGEMRMGQLKLELGESSV, from the coding sequence ATGTCCGACTTGCGGAAAGAAACCTTGGAAAAAATAAAAAACGGTGATTTCAACTGTTCCAAGGAGCTGACCTTGTCTATGTTTAGCGGAAAATGGAAAGTCGTGATCCTGTGGCATTTAGGAGTAGAAGGCCCGCATCGCTTTAGCGAGCTGCAACGGCTGTTTCCAAAAATCACACATAAAATGCTGACGAATCAGTTAAAAGAACTAATCGAAGACGGGATTGTTCACCGGGAAGTATACCCGGAGGTTCCCCCGCGCGTGGAGTATTCCATGACGGAGCTGGGGATGACTCTGTTGCCTATTGTGGAAATGATGTATGAGTGGGGCGAAATGCGGATGGGGCAGTTGAAGCTGGAATTGGGGGAGTCGTCTGTGTAG
- the motB gene encoding flagellar motor protein MotB: protein MAKRPKRHAHHEEHMDESWLIPYADLLTLLLALFIVLFASSEMDAKKFDQMVRSFNVAINGGVGVMNYPSPVPLDPELQQQTLHKGAQEAEKQKTEEEKRLEEAVRKETEDLKKLQTKLDGYIQQNKLQDKLQTKLTDEGLLITILDNALFDSGKADLKPEARKLASEMAAMLVPHPKKVTVTGHTDNVPIRRAEFPSNWDLSAKRSVNFLKVLLENKNLDPTKFSATGLGEYHPVAPNTTAEGRAKNRRVEVAILRDLASPPKNSVNP, encoded by the coding sequence ATGGCTAAGCGACCAAAGAGACATGCTCATCATGAAGAGCATATGGACGAGTCTTGGCTAATTCCATACGCGGACTTGCTCACCCTTCTGCTCGCTTTGTTTATCGTGTTGTTCGCCTCTAGCGAGATGGATGCGAAGAAGTTCGACCAAATGGTTCGGTCCTTCAACGTTGCAATCAACGGCGGTGTGGGAGTCATGAACTACCCAAGCCCGGTACCGCTAGACCCAGAACTTCAGCAACAAACCTTGCACAAAGGCGCGCAGGAAGCAGAAAAACAGAAGACAGAAGAAGAAAAGCGTCTGGAAGAAGCGGTCCGCAAAGAAACAGAGGACTTGAAAAAGCTGCAGACAAAGCTGGACGGATACATTCAGCAAAACAAGCTACAGGACAAGCTCCAGACCAAGCTGACCGATGAAGGACTGCTGATCACCATTTTGGACAATGCGCTGTTTGACTCCGGTAAAGCTGATCTGAAACCGGAAGCGAGAAAGCTTGCGTCTGAAATGGCAGCGATGCTGGTGCCTCACCCGAAAAAAGTGACCGTAACTGGTCATACGGACAATGTGCCGATTCGCCGTGCAGAGTTCCCGTCCAACTGGGATCTCAGTGCCAAACGTTCGGTTAACTTCTTGAAGGTGCTTCTGGAAAACAAGAACCTAGACCCGACGAAATTCAGCGCGACAGGCTTGGGAGAATACCATCCGGTAGCGCCGAATACGACGGCAGAAGGCAGAGCGAAAAACAGACGGGTAGAGGTAGCAATCCTGCGTGATCTGGCTTCTCCTCCGAAAAATAGTGTGAATCCGTAA
- the motA gene encoding flagellar motor stator protein MotA, giving the protein MEKSTLIGIVLGIIAVVVGMILKHASPMALLNPAAFMIIIVGTVAAICNAFPMSEIKRIPALFKIIFKEEKLPEKKELIGQFMNWASIARREGLLALENTSDEIEDPFLRNGMKMIIDGGEPDFVRDVLNEEIHAIEERHQAGALVFSQAGSYAPTLGVLGAVVGLIAALGNLSDIDALGISIAAAFVATLLGIFTGYVLWHPFATKLKRKSKAEIEIKKIMVEGLLSIQAGVSPTAIEQKLLVYIPYQERAEMKEEMKEEKREEGAAVNG; this is encoded by the coding sequence ATGGAAAAGTCTACCTTGATAGGTATAGTTTTGGGTATTATTGCAGTAGTGGTCGGGATGATCTTGAAGCATGCGAGTCCGATGGCATTACTGAATCCAGCAGCATTTATGATCATCATCGTAGGTACTGTTGCTGCTATCTGTAACGCATTTCCTATGTCGGAAATCAAACGTATTCCTGCTCTTTTCAAGATAATATTTAAAGAAGAAAAGCTCCCTGAAAAAAAAGAATTGATCGGTCAGTTTATGAACTGGGCTTCCATCGCTCGTCGCGAAGGATTGCTTGCACTGGAAAACACTTCTGATGAGATTGAAGATCCATTTCTGCGTAACGGCATGAAGATGATCATTGATGGTGGGGAACCGGATTTTGTTCGCGATGTTCTGAATGAAGAAATTCACGCCATTGAAGAGCGCCATCAGGCAGGGGCACTCGTCTTTAGCCAAGCGGGAAGCTACGCTCCGACTCTCGGGGTATTGGGTGCGGTTGTCGGTCTGATTGCCGCCTTGGGTAACTTGAGTGACATCGATGCATTGGGTATATCGATTGCGGCGGCGTTCGTAGCTACCTTGCTCGGTATTTTCACGGGTTACGTATTATGGCACCCGTTCGCGACCAAGCTCAAACGGAAATCAAAGGCAGAAATCGAAATCAAAAAAATCATGGTCGAAGGATTGCTTTCCATTCAAGCGGGTGTATCCCCGACTGCAATTGAACAAAAGCTGCTGGTTTACATTCCATACCAAGAGCGTGCAGAGATGAAAGAAGAAATGAAGGAAGAGAAGAGGGAGGAAGGAGCTGCGGTAAATGGCTAA
- a CDS encoding ZIP family metal transporter: MEQLLIGSFLSAMATGVGALPILFFKSVSHRWRDILLAFTAGIMVAASTFSLIPQALHSAPFIIVCLGVLTGTLMLTVLESIVPHIDLEHTRINISMDSQSLLILSAITLHNIPEGLSVGVSYSSEQSGLGGLISFAIGLQNAPEGFLVALFLINQRVSRLKAFILATMTGAVEIVSGICGYYLTSVVQGLVPYGLSFAAGAMLFIVYKELIPESHGDGHARSATFSFILGLLVMIGLVQSFG, from the coding sequence ATGGAACAACTACTGATAGGTAGCTTTCTTTCTGCCATGGCTACTGGAGTGGGCGCCTTGCCTATCCTTTTTTTTAAGTCGGTATCACATCGATGGCGGGATATATTGCTGGCGTTTACGGCTGGAATTATGGTGGCTGCCTCGACATTCAGTCTGATCCCACAGGCACTTCATAGCGCGCCATTTATTATCGTTTGTTTGGGAGTGCTTACCGGAACATTGATGCTTACGGTGTTGGAAAGCATCGTCCCGCATATCGATCTGGAGCATACGAGAATCAACATTTCGATGGATTCGCAATCGCTGCTGATTTTGTCCGCGATTACCTTGCACAATATTCCAGAGGGCTTATCCGTTGGCGTGAGCTATTCGAGTGAACAATCCGGCTTGGGTGGCCTGATTTCTTTTGCAATCGGTCTGCAAAATGCACCAGAAGGCTTCCTGGTCGCTCTCTTCCTGATTAATCAAAGGGTCAGTCGTCTCAAGGCGTTTATTTTGGCTACGATGACTGGAGCAGTCGAAATCGTCTCTGGAATCTGTGGCTATTACCTGACCTCTGTGGTTCAAGGGCTGGTGCCATATGGGCTTTCCTTTGCCGCAGGCGCGATGTTGTTTATCGTTTACAAGGAGCTCATCCCCGAAAGCCATGGAGATGGTCATGCTCGATCTGCGACTTTTTCGTTCATTCTAGGACTTTTGGTCATGATTGGACTAGTTCAGTCGTTTGGATGA
- the def gene encoding peptide deformylase — protein MAVKQILPFGDPILRKVAKPVDELNAKTFKLLDEMAETLYATDGRAGLAAPQVGILRRVIVMDCGDGLIELINPEIIEKSGEQIGMEACLSFLGYYGNVKRAEHVKVKTLNRQGEEMILSGDGFLAVCMQHEIDHLDGILFVDHVQEKWLYHEKTRQKIDLLDVIRLTKKA, from the coding sequence ATGGCAGTGAAACAGATTTTGCCTTTTGGAGACCCAATCTTGCGCAAAGTAGCCAAGCCAGTGGATGAGCTGAATGCGAAAACGTTCAAGCTACTGGATGAGATGGCTGAAACCTTATATGCCACGGACGGCCGTGCTGGCCTTGCCGCACCTCAAGTAGGCATTCTTCGCAGAGTGATTGTCATGGATTGTGGAGATGGATTAATTGAGCTCATTAATCCGGAAATCATAGAAAAGAGTGGCGAACAAATCGGGATGGAAGCTTGCTTATCTTTTCTGGGTTACTATGGCAATGTAAAGAGAGCCGAGCATGTAAAGGTAAAGACGTTGAACAGACAAGGTGAGGAAATGATCCTTTCGGGAGACGGATTCCTAGCTGTTTGTATGCAGCATGAAATCGACCATTTAGACGGAATTTTATTTGTGGATCATGTTCAGGAAAAGTGGCTGTATCATGAAAAAACAAGACAAAAAATCGATTTGCTGGATGTGATCCGTTTAACAAAAAAGGCCTAA
- a CDS encoding helix-turn-helix transcriptional regulator, giving the protein MLVWMLRKVMAERGVWTGAALARLLKEKANYSLSPASISALLTSQPKQMKAETLDALCTALECTPNDLWAYTPPNRVKGA; this is encoded by the coding sequence ATGCTTGTCTGGATGTTGCGAAAAGTAATGGCAGAAAGAGGAGTTTGGACGGGAGCCGCTTTAGCAAGGCTGTTGAAAGAGAAAGCAAATTACAGTCTGTCTCCAGCCTCCATCAGTGCTTTACTAACCAGTCAACCCAAACAAATGAAAGCCGAGACACTTGATGCACTCTGTACAGCTCTGGAGTGTACACCAAATGACTTGTGGGCATATACACCGCCTAATAGAGTGAAGGGAGCATAA
- a CDS encoding flavin reductase family protein translates to MTSHTTIQPKILYYGTPVVLLTTENEDGTTNISPISSSWALGNYVILGLGFGSHGLENLRQRPECVINLPDASMWQQVEALAPLTGSNPVPAYKKELGFRYEADKFQAAKLTPVDSDSVRPKRVGECPLQLEAVVRTIRFPEYADMFAIVETEVRHVHADKQIVQSAQHVNPQAWNPLIYNFRHYFGLSDQLGKTYRSET, encoded by the coding sequence ATGACTAGCCATACGACCATCCAGCCGAAGATTTTGTATTACGGAACTCCCGTCGTCCTGTTGACGACTGAAAATGAAGATGGAACAACGAATATCAGTCCCATTTCATCGTCATGGGCGTTAGGAAATTATGTCATTCTAGGACTCGGGTTTGGCTCGCATGGATTGGAAAATTTGCGTCAGCGGCCGGAGTGTGTCATCAATTTGCCGGATGCCTCCATGTGGCAGCAAGTAGAAGCATTGGCTCCGCTAACAGGCAGCAATCCCGTACCCGCCTATAAAAAAGAACTGGGCTTCCGTTATGAAGCGGATAAGTTTCAGGCAGCCAAGCTGACTCCTGTTGACTCTGATAGCGTTCGTCCAAAGCGAGTGGGAGAATGCCCTCTTCAACTCGAAGCTGTCGTCCGCACAATCCGTTTTCCGGAATATGCCGACATGTTTGCGATTGTGGAGACAGAAGTGCGTCACGTCCATGCAGACAAACAGATTGTCCAAAGTGCTCAACACGTGAATCCACAAGCATGGAATCCGCTGATTTACAACTTCCGCCATTATTTTGGTCTAAGTGATCAGTTGGGAAAAACATATCGATCAGAAACGTAG
- a CDS encoding ankyrin repeat domain-containing protein has protein sequence MYKLILTTIPFGMLLTGCMDEPSTTAPAVTTAQQQQQQPATPQPPQQQSQPGKKPTLSQEEVKELNKKLLSAAAEGKTDEVKASLVAGAEINAQDDRGRTAAMAATHGNHVETVKVLIEAGADINIQDDRQDNPFLYAGAEGYLEILKLVIDAGPDTKIYNRFGGTPLIPAGEHGYVEVAKELLTRTDVDVNHVNNPGWTALMEAIVLNDGRKKQQEMVQLLIDHGADVNIPDSEGKTPLYRAKERGYHEIVQILQKAGAR, from the coding sequence ATGTACAAACTCATTCTCACTACAATCCCATTCGGAATGCTGTTGACTGGCTGCATGGATGAACCGTCCACAACAGCTCCGGCTGTAACGACCGCCCAGCAGCAGCAACAACAACCAGCAACACCACAGCCACCACAGCAACAGTCTCAACCAGGGAAAAAACCAACTCTATCACAAGAAGAAGTGAAAGAACTGAACAAAAAACTACTCTCTGCAGCAGCCGAGGGCAAAACCGATGAAGTCAAGGCGAGCCTGGTAGCAGGGGCTGAGATAAACGCACAGGATGATCGTGGAAGAACAGCGGCGATGGCTGCTACACACGGCAACCATGTGGAAACCGTGAAGGTCCTCATTGAAGCAGGAGCTGACATCAATATTCAGGACGACCGGCAAGATAATCCGTTCTTGTATGCGGGAGCAGAAGGGTACTTAGAAATCTTGAAGCTGGTTATCGATGCAGGCCCAGATACGAAGATTTACAACCGTTTCGGAGGAACACCTTTGATTCCAGCGGGAGAACATGGGTATGTGGAAGTAGCAAAGGAGCTTCTTACCCGGACCGATGTAGACGTCAACCATGTGAACAATCCAGGCTGGACAGCACTGATGGAAGCAATCGTATTGAACGATGGAAGAAAAAAACAACAAGAGATGGTCCAACTGTTAATCGACCATGGCGCTGATGTGAACATCCCGGATAGCGAAGGAAAAACACCTCTGTATCGTGCAAAAGAACGAGGTTATCACGAGATAGTACAAATCCTGCAAAAAGCAGGAGCACGCTAA